Proteins encoded in a region of the Petrotoga mexicana DSM 14811 genome:
- a CDS encoding Rpn family recombination-promoting nuclease/putative transposase, which yields MNELVHNPHDLFFKRIFSDIRIARDFLWNYLPQEAVEIVYLDYLIPENNSHVDENLRESLSDMLYKTKIKGQDGYIYILMEHKSYIEGKVIFQLLRYITSIWEEKYDPKTKKVPIIIPIVIYHGREIWNVETNLSNMVQGIEDLSNELKTYLPTYRYEICDFSIKGKKRIIGLTAMKVAIEAMRAGTAMTKEEFKERLRRVFEYIKQLPEEEVHEWFEECMVYLLNVREDVTIEEILKVQKEIMPGRGEIVMTIAEKLRNEGKLEGEREGKLEDRREVAIKLLNKRFGKEFTQEMKEKIKEAEERRINQIIDNIFEITIEELKELLK from the coding sequence ATGAATGAATTAGTGCACAATCCTCATGATCTATTCTTCAAACGAATTTTCAGTGACATAAGGATAGCTCGAGATTTCTTATGGAACTATCTCCCTCAAGAAGCTGTAGAAATAGTATACCTAGATTATTTAATTCCTGAAAACAACAGTCATGTTGATGAAAACCTAAGAGAAAGCCTCTCGGATATGTTGTATAAAACAAAGATAAAAGGACAAGATGGCTATATATACATTCTGATGGAACACAAAAGCTACATTGAAGGGAAAGTAATCTTTCAACTGTTGAGATACATTACGAGCATATGGGAAGAAAAATACGATCCCAAAACAAAAAAGGTACCAATAATAATACCAATAGTAATATACCATGGGAGAGAAATCTGGAACGTAGAAACGAACTTATCAAATATGGTGCAAGGGATAGAAGATTTATCAAATGAACTAAAAACATACTTACCTACATACCGATATGAAATATGTGATTTCTCGATCAAAGGAAAAAAAAGGATAATAGGATTAACAGCGATGAAAGTTGCAATAGAAGCAATGAGAGCAGGAACGGCAATGACCAAAGAAGAATTTAAAGAAAGATTAAGAAGGGTATTTGAATACATAAAACAACTACCAGAAGAAGAGGTACATGAATGGTTTGAAGAGTGTATGGTCTATTTACTAAACGTAAGGGAAGATGTAACGATAGAGGAGATATTAAAAGTACAAAAAGAAATAATGCCTGGAAGGGGTGAAATAGTTATGACGATAGCTGAAAAGTTGAGAAACGAAGGTAAATTAGAAGGTGAAAGAGAAGGGAAACTTGAAGACAGAAGGGAAGTAGCTATAAAGTTATTAAATAAACGATTTGGAAAAGAATTTACACAAGAGATGAAAGAGAAGATAAAAGAAGCTGAAGAAAGAAGAATAAACCAAATAATTGACAACATATTTGAAATAACCATAGAAGAACTAAAAGAGTTATTGAAATAA